A window from Hoeflea sp. IMCC20628 encodes these proteins:
- a CDS encoding betaine/proline/choline family ABC transporter ATP-binding protein (Members of the family are the ATP-binding subunit of ABC transporters for substrates such as betaine, L-proline or other amino acids, choline, carnitine, etc. The substrate specificity is best determined from the substrate-binding subunit, rather than this subunit, as it interacts with the permease subunit and not with substrate directly.): MNDIEIKISIRNLYKIFGDNPEAALQMVNDGMSKTELLEKHNHVLGLNDINVDMRAGATTVIMGLSGSGKSTLIRHLNRLIEPTAGEVWVAGENIMEYGESQLRHLRQHKMSMVFQKFALLPHRTVLQNAGLAPSIEGQSERKYADEARKWLDRVGLQGQADQYPHQLSGGMQQRVGIARALTSNSDIMLMDEAFSALDPLIRTDMQNLLNDLQAELQKTVVFITHDLDEALKLADHLVILKDGFVVQQGEPQHILLHPADPYIEDFVSDINRARVLRVRSVMLATPHAPGERAGEIDHDDTLESVIARSEGDTALSYRVMKNGKPVGVLDMRKLVRALVPSEQSDTPESARLSG; encoded by the coding sequence ATGAACGATATAGAAATCAAGATCTCGATCCGCAATCTCTACAAGATTTTCGGAGACAATCCCGAAGCGGCTCTGCAAATGGTCAATGACGGCATGAGCAAGACGGAACTGCTCGAAAAACACAATCATGTGCTAGGCCTCAACGACATCAATGTCGATATGCGCGCCGGGGCAACGACCGTCATCATGGGGCTGTCCGGCTCGGGCAAATCGACGCTCATCCGGCATCTCAACCGGCTCATCGAGCCGACAGCGGGCGAGGTGTGGGTCGCAGGCGAGAACATCATGGAGTATGGCGAAAGCCAATTGCGGCATCTGCGTCAGCACAAGATGTCCATGGTTTTCCAGAAATTCGCGCTGTTGCCGCACCGCACGGTGTTGCAAAATGCCGGCCTGGCGCCTTCCATCGAAGGGCAGAGCGAACGCAAATACGCCGATGAGGCGCGCAAATGGCTCGACCGTGTCGGACTGCAGGGACAAGCCGACCAGTATCCTCATCAGCTCTCGGGCGGAATGCAGCAGCGGGTGGGCATTGCGCGCGCGCTGACCAGCAATTCGGACATCATGCTGATGGATGAGGCGTTTTCAGCACTTGACCCGCTGATCCGCACCGACATGCAGAATCTGTTGAACGATTTGCAGGCCGAGCTGCAGAAGACCGTGGTGTTCATCACCCACGATCTGGACGAGGCACTGAAACTGGCGGACCACCTGGTCATCCTCAAGGACGGCTTTGTTGTCCAACAGGGCGAACCGCAGCACATTTTGCTGCATCCGGCCGATCCCTACATCGAGGATTTCGTCAGCGACATCAACCGCGCGCGGGTGCTGCGGGTCCGTTCCGTCATGCTCGCGACACCACACGCGCCGGGCGAACGAGCGGGCGAGATCGATCATGACGACACGCTGGAATCCGTGATTGCACGGTCCGAAGGCGACACCGCCCTGAGCTATCGCGTGATGAAGAACGGCAAGCCGGTTGGTGTCCTGGACATGCGTAAGCTGGTCCGCGCACTGGTGCCGTCAGAACAATCTGACACTCCGGAGAGTGCTCGACTTAGCGGTTGA
- a CDS encoding acyl-CoA thioesterase, which yields MQLRIVSRYQQPHLNNMTTSAAPTFEHQIAITPGDIDGMGHVNNAVYLRWVQEAVVGYWQHISPLDAQEELLWVALKHEIVYRMPLYLNDQVYALVTATGTRGSRASFSTDFRRGEDVVAEVRSSWCCVNAITRRPQRIAHDIARRFLPS from the coding sequence ATGCAGCTGCGCATTGTATCGCGCTACCAGCAGCCCCACCTTAACAACATGACCACATCAGCGGCGCCAACATTCGAGCATCAAATAGCGATCACACCGGGCGATATCGACGGCATGGGGCATGTTAACAATGCTGTGTATCTTCGATGGGTGCAGGAGGCCGTTGTCGGATATTGGCAACACATCTCCCCCCTTGATGCTCAGGAGGAACTTCTCTGGGTGGCTCTCAAACATGAGATCGTCTATCGAATGCCGCTATATCTAAATGATCAAGTGTATGCCCTGGTCACGGCGACTGGAACGCGCGGGTCTCGGGCGTCATTTTCAACAGACTTCCGGCGCGGTGAAGATGTGGTCGCCGAAGTGCGCAGTTCGTGGTGTTGTGTCAATGCGATTACCCGACGACCACAAAGGATCGCTCACGACATTGCTCGACGGTTTTTGCCAAGCTGA
- a CDS encoding DeoR/GlpR family DNA-binding transcription regulator, whose product MQEQPDTERNGNMAGLLSEPRRRRILEWIEEEGSARVRDLSAAFQVSEATIRQDLERLEKEGHITREHGGAFLNAMRGQMPGFVLHHQVNMDKKRKIGAYGASLVADGETLILDAGTTTTEIATRLGTRKNLTVITNALNIAVILGTVPGFAVHMPGGQFKAPTLSLSGDKSVEYFRGIFAGKLFLATAGVALDAGLTYPSFADLQLKEAMIKAASHIYLVADSTKINRTSFTRLGALELVNSFITDDGISDSDAKEFERRGVELLIAE is encoded by the coding sequence TTGCAGGAACAACCGGATACCGAACGCAACGGAAACATGGCCGGCCTGCTGTCCGAGCCACGCCGTCGCCGTATCCTTGAGTGGATTGAGGAGGAGGGTTCTGCCCGCGTCCGTGATCTGTCTGCTGCCTTCCAGGTGTCGGAAGCCACCATACGCCAGGATCTCGAACGTCTGGAAAAGGAAGGCCACATTACCCGCGAACATGGCGGCGCCTTTCTCAACGCCATGCGCGGACAGATGCCGGGTTTTGTTCTTCACCATCAGGTCAATATGGACAAGAAACGCAAGATTGGCGCGTATGGCGCCAGCCTTGTTGCTGATGGCGAAACCCTGATCCTTGATGCAGGCACGACAACGACCGAGATTGCCACACGCCTCGGCACGCGCAAGAACCTTACCGTCATCACCAATGCGCTCAACATCGCAGTTATCCTTGGAACAGTTCCGGGCTTCGCCGTGCATATGCCCGGCGGGCAGTTCAAAGCGCCGACCCTGTCGCTGTCCGGTGACAAATCGGTTGAGTATTTTCGCGGCATTTTTGCCGGAAAACTGTTTCTTGCAACGGCCGGCGTGGCGCTGGACGCGGGTCTGACCTATCCGAGTTTCGCTGATCTTCAGTTGAAAGAAGCCATGATCAAGGCGGCAAGCCACATCTATCTCGTGGCGGATTCGACCAAGATCAACCGCACTTCGTTCACCCGTCTCGGCGCGCTCGAACTGGTAAATTCCTTCATTACCGATGACGGAATATCCGATTCAGACGCCAAGGAATTCGAACGCCGCGGCGTCGAATTGCTGATCGCCGAGTGA
- a CDS encoding ABC transporter permease yields MSVKSDSVAVKSGSNTNWLLLLLKARTFVALLLVLAFFSVMAPNFLSTANAILVSKHVAINAFLAIGMTFVIITGGIDLSVGSVVGLTSMVAGWLVLNGIDVGLGWSIQFNTFEIAAIVCLAGVFVGWINGILITRLNVAPFIATLGMLYVARGAALLFSGGRTFPNLNGNPEYGSDTFPLIGTGNFLGLPVMIWMLIVVALGASYIASRTPLGRQIYATGGNERGAALSGVRVNRVKMFVYMFAGLMAAIVGLIIASQLRAAHPATGEFFELNAIAAAVLGGTSMSGGRGRIAGTIIGAFVIGILSDGLVMMGVSSFWQMVVKGLVIIAAVVIDQAQSRLQARVALAQEVALNK; encoded by the coding sequence ATGAGTGTGAAGAGTGATAGCGTCGCAGTGAAATCGGGATCCAACACCAATTGGCTTTTGCTGTTGCTCAAGGCGCGCACTTTCGTGGCGCTGCTGCTGGTGTTGGCGTTCTTTTCGGTCATGGCGCCGAATTTCCTCAGCACTGCCAACGCCATACTCGTATCGAAGCATGTGGCGATTAACGCCTTCCTGGCAATCGGGATGACCTTCGTCATCATCACCGGCGGTATTGATCTTTCTGTCGGCTCGGTGGTCGGGTTGACCAGCATGGTGGCAGGCTGGCTGGTATTGAACGGCATCGATGTCGGGCTTGGATGGTCGATCCAGTTCAACACTTTTGAGATTGCCGCGATCGTCTGCCTCGCCGGTGTGTTCGTCGGCTGGATCAACGGCATCTTGATAACCAGGCTCAATGTGGCGCCGTTCATAGCCACGCTCGGCATGCTTTACGTCGCCCGTGGTGCGGCACTGCTTTTTTCGGGCGGACGTACGTTCCCCAACCTCAACGGCAATCCTGAATATGGATCGGACACGTTCCCGCTGATCGGCACCGGCAACTTCCTTGGCCTGCCGGTGATGATCTGGATGCTGATCGTGGTTGCACTTGGCGCATCCTACATTGCCAGCCGGACGCCGCTTGGACGGCAGATCTATGCCACAGGCGGCAATGAGCGGGGTGCCGCCCTGTCCGGCGTCCGGGTCAACCGGGTAAAGATGTTTGTCTACATGTTTGCCGGCCTGATGGCTGCGATCGTCGGCCTTATCATTGCGTCACAGCTTCGCGCCGCTCATCCGGCCACGGGTGAGTTTTTCGAGCTTAACGCCATCGCCGCCGCGGTTCTGGGCGGAACGTCGATGTCCGGGGGGCGCGGACGGATTGCCGGCACGATCATCGGCGCTTTCGTGATCGGTATTCTGTCCGATGGCCTCGTCATGATGGGGGTATCCTCGTTCTGGCAGATGGTCGTCAAAGGCCTTGTCATTATTGCAGCCGTGGTCATCGACCAAGCGCAAAGCCGTCTGCAGGCGAGGGTGGCGCTTGCCCAGGAGGTTGCCCTGAACAAGTAG
- a CDS encoding sugar ABC transporter ATP-binding protein, which yields MTLAQLIDDGHPIGLTIRGATKVYPGTVALKNVDFDIRMGAVNVLVGENGAGKSTLMKVIAGVETLTGGQIKVDGRPVEFRTKDDAVANGIGIVFQELNLFPDMSVSENVFMAREPVRFGVDIDRAAVEDRTHVLMHRLEQDIDPNTTLGHLRIGQQQVVEIAKALAQNAKILILDEPTSALSAAEVEVLFRIIDELKAQGVGIVYISHRLEELIRVGDYITVLRDGEITGSRSMQGVDIPWIVQAMIGGKSKDFSQSLGHEFGEEVFRAEDIALPKMGGGFMVDHVSLSVRAGEILGLYGLMGAGRSEFLECIMAQHPESRGHFFVDGKEMREKHVSGRIARGIALVPEDRKRDGLIQIMSVRENITLSSLPQFTTGFHLSLRKEAARAVEFIKRMTVKVASPDNPISSLSGGNQQKVVIGKALMTGPKVLLMDEPSRGIDIGAKAEIYHKMRDLAAEGIGIIFVTSDLEEVLALSDRIIVMADGRISGEFGRNANAAEVIAAATPANARSKNKDLVS from the coding sequence ATGACACTGGCTCAGCTGATCGACGACGGTCACCCCATCGGACTGACCATCCGAGGCGCCACCAAGGTCTATCCCGGCACTGTGGCGCTCAAGAACGTGGATTTCGACATACGCATGGGCGCGGTCAACGTACTCGTGGGCGAAAATGGAGCCGGCAAGTCAACCCTGATGAAGGTCATCGCCGGCGTCGAAACCTTGACCGGGGGGCAAATAAAAGTAGATGGCCGCCCCGTGGAGTTCCGCACCAAGGATGACGCAGTGGCCAACGGCATCGGCATCGTCTTTCAGGAGCTCAACCTGTTCCCGGATATGAGTGTCAGTGAAAACGTGTTCATGGCCAGGGAGCCTGTGCGGTTTGGAGTGGATATCGACCGCGCCGCCGTTGAGGACCGCACACACGTTCTGATGCATCGGCTGGAGCAGGACATCGATCCGAATACGACGCTGGGGCATCTCAGGATCGGGCAGCAACAGGTGGTCGAGATTGCCAAGGCTCTGGCGCAGAACGCGAAAATCCTGATCCTCGACGAGCCGACATCCGCGCTATCGGCCGCGGAAGTCGAGGTTCTGTTTCGCATCATCGATGAGCTGAAAGCCCAGGGCGTTGGAATTGTCTACATCTCGCACCGGCTTGAGGAGCTTATCCGGGTGGGGGATTACATCACCGTTTTGCGTGATGGTGAGATCACCGGTTCACGTTCGATGCAGGGGGTCGATATTCCCTGGATCGTGCAGGCCATGATTGGTGGAAAATCAAAAGATTTCTCGCAATCCCTTGGCCATGAATTCGGCGAGGAAGTCTTCCGTGCAGAAGACATTGCACTGCCCAAGATGGGCGGCGGCTTCATGGTCGATCATGTATCGCTGTCCGTTCGTGCCGGCGAAATTCTCGGCCTCTACGGATTGATGGGCGCCGGACGCTCCGAATTTCTTGAATGCATCATGGCGCAGCACCCTGAATCCAGGGGGCACTTTTTTGTCGATGGCAAGGAAATGCGCGAGAAACACGTCTCGGGACGGATTGCGCGCGGCATCGCGCTGGTGCCGGAGGACCGCAAGCGCGACGGGCTGATACAGATCATGTCGGTTCGCGAGAACATAACCCTGTCTTCTCTTCCCCAGTTCACCACCGGCTTTCACCTCAGCCTGCGAAAAGAAGCGGCCCGCGCTGTCGAATTCATCAAGCGGATGACGGTGAAGGTCGCCAGCCCCGACAATCCGATCTCATCCCTGTCGGGGGGCAATCAGCAAAAGGTCGTCATCGGCAAGGCGCTGATGACCGGGCCGAAGGTGCTGTTGATGGATGAACCCTCCCGCGGGATCGATATTGGGGCGAAGGCCGAAATCTATCACAAGATGCGGGATCTGGCAGCCGAAGGGATCGGGATCATTTTCGTGACCTCAGACCTCGAGGAGGTTCTGGCGCTCTCTGACCGGATCATCGTTATGGCTGATGGTCGCATCAGCGGTGAGTTCGGCAGGAATGCAAATGCTGCCGAAGTGATCGCCGCCGCCACTCCGGCCAATGCCAGAAGCAAGAACAAGGACTTGGTGTCATGA
- a CDS encoding DUF2291 domain-containing protein yields the protein MTRKTILALCAVAIFSLSGCKLVKNLPEGEKAVSAGAGGDRVRTEQRIADTFETQLLPYVRDKALDFAALKTALAKGLDIAGQAHGNRGSGAGAAWNFAVADTGVIVSAKLDTRARVADLDIDGDGAADLTVQLGPVIRGNALRDIAPFYNFDDFRDQIEFAKLGRALNDRISAMLQLPEGDLIGRSMTFTGVVPLKKADEAIVVTPISVDVKP from the coding sequence ATGACCCGCAAAACGATCCTGGCACTTTGTGCCGTTGCCATATTCAGCCTTTCCGGTTGCAAGCTGGTCAAGAACCTGCCCGAGGGTGAAAAGGCTGTATCTGCCGGTGCCGGCGGCGATAGAGTGCGAACCGAGCAACGCATCGCCGATACCTTCGAAACACAACTCCTGCCCTATGTACGTGACAAGGCGCTGGACTTTGCTGCCCTGAAAACCGCTCTCGCCAAGGGGCTTGATATTGCCGGGCAAGCGCACGGAAATCGCGGCTCGGGTGCTGGGGCTGCATGGAACTTTGCAGTAGCGGACACGGGTGTCATCGTCTCGGCCAAACTCGACACGCGCGCCCGTGTGGCCGATCTGGACATTGATGGTGATGGCGCAGCAGATCTGACCGTACAGCTCGGTCCTGTGATCCGTGGAAACGCATTGCGCGACATCGCGCCATTTTACAATTTCGACGACTTTCGTGACCAGATAGAATTCGCCAAGCTTGGTCGCGCGCTCAACGATCGCATCTCGGCTATGCTGCAGTTGCCCGAAGGCGACCTGATCGGCCGTTCGATGACGTTCACAGGCGTGGTTCCTCTCAAGAAGGCAGACGAGGCGATTGTCGTGACCCCGATCAGTGTGGATGTGAAGCCATGA
- a CDS encoding D-ribose ABC transporter substrate-binding protein, whose product MNIKRRLLITAMAVSVFGAASGFAASAATIAIITPSHDNPFFKAEADGADAKAKELGYDTMVLVHDDDANKQSELFDSAIAAGVVAIILDNAGADASVAAVQKAKDAGIPSFLIDREITATGVAVSQIVSNNYQGAQLGAEEFVKLMGEEGEYAELVGKESDTNAGIRSQGYHDVIDQYPDLKSVARQTANWSQTEAYTVMESMLQANPGIKGVISGNDTMAMGARAALEAAGKNDVIVVGFDGSNDVRDSIMAGGIKATVLQPAYQQAQLAVSQADQYIKTGSTGLDEKQLMDCVLINGDNASKLETFALSN is encoded by the coding sequence ATGAATATCAAGAGACGTCTGCTTATCACCGCCATGGCTGTAAGCGTGTTTGGCGCTGCATCCGGTTTTGCTGCTTCGGCGGCCACCATCGCCATCATCACGCCAAGCCATGACAACCCGTTCTTCAAGGCCGAGGCCGATGGCGCTGACGCCAAGGCCAAGGAGCTGGGCTACGACACCATGGTTCTGGTGCACGATGATGACGCCAACAAGCAGTCTGAACTGTTTGACAGCGCCATTGCAGCCGGAGTGGTCGCGATCATCCTCGACAACGCCGGCGCTGACGCATCGGTCGCAGCCGTGCAGAAGGCCAAGGATGCCGGTATCCCGTCATTCCTCATCGACCGCGAAATCACCGCCACTGGCGTTGCGGTCTCGCAGATCGTGTCGAACAACTATCAGGGTGCCCAGCTCGGCGCCGAAGAGTTCGTCAAGCTTATGGGCGAAGAAGGCGAATATGCCGAGCTCGTTGGCAAGGAGTCCGACACCAATGCCGGTATCCGCAGCCAGGGCTACCACGACGTCATCGACCAGTATCCGGACCTGAAGTCGGTTGCACGGCAGACGGCCAACTGGTCGCAGACCGAAGCCTACACCGTGATGGAATCGATGCTCCAGGCAAATCCTGGTATCAAGGGCGTCATTTCCGGCAACGACACCATGGCGATGGGGGCACGCGCAGCACTTGAAGCAGCCGGCAAGAACGACGTGATCGTTGTGGGCTTTGACGGCTCGAACGATGTGCGGGACTCGATCATGGCTGGTGGCATCAAGGCCACTGTGCTGCAGCCGGCCTATCAGCAAGCGCAGCTGGCTGTCTCGCAGGCAGACCAGTACATCAAGACCGGCTCGACCGGCCTTGATGAAAAGCAGCTGATGGATTGCGTGCTGATCAATGGCGACAACGCTTCCAAGCTCGAGACATTTGCTCTCTCCAACTAA
- a CDS encoding fucose isomerase, producing MIRTVNRRISLGVVIGSRAFFSPAPCIDARTQVLAQLEKLGVDAVILPVEATDNGAVQSIPDAKLYAEHFKKHRDNIDGLVICLPNFGDEIAIAELINRTKLDVPILLQASNDELDKVDVHSRRDAFCGKLSVANNFWQYGVPFTETTNHTCDIDGDEFLGDLDRFSRVCRTVYGLRNARVGAIGARTAPFQTMRFSEKLLQQSGITVITADLSELIGAAEAIKDSDNDLVSGLERIRNYGRIPKHIREAQVLKQAKWTLAVNRWINENECDASAIQCWRSLQDNFGCATCLTMSMMGEDLAPSACEVDVMGAVSMYALTLASSAPAAILDWNNNYADHVDKCVCTHCGNFPKTFLGTTPEIGELDVLGEVIGREKCFGAVKGKVQAGDMTYFRLSSDDRNGMLKAYLGEGEFTDDPFGMDGGIAVTKVERLRELMRFVSQNGFEHHVAMVRGHYADVVNEAITRYLGWPTYHHNGTPEPELFFPNRK from the coding sequence ATGATACGGACTGTAAACCGCAGGATTTCGCTTGGCGTTGTGATTGGAAGCCGCGCCTTCTTCAGTCCAGCTCCATGTATTGATGCACGCACGCAGGTGTTGGCGCAACTGGAAAAGCTGGGTGTCGATGCTGTCATCCTGCCGGTTGAGGCGACCGATAACGGCGCCGTTCAATCGATCCCCGACGCCAAGCTCTATGCCGAGCACTTCAAGAAGCATCGGGACAACATCGATGGTTTGGTGATCTGCCTGCCCAATTTCGGTGACGAGATTGCCATTGCGGAACTGATCAACCGCACCAAACTCGATGTGCCGATCCTGCTTCAGGCTTCCAATGACGAGTTGGACAAGGTGGATGTGCATTCCCGCCGGGATGCCTTTTGCGGCAAGCTCTCGGTTGCCAACAATTTCTGGCAATATGGCGTTCCATTCACGGAAACGACCAACCACACCTGCGATATCGATGGCGATGAATTCCTCGGCGATCTGGACCGTTTCTCCCGTGTTTGCCGCACAGTCTATGGCTTGAGGAATGCCCGGGTCGGCGCGATTGGCGCGCGGACCGCGCCGTTCCAGACAATGCGGTTTTCAGAGAAACTGCTGCAGCAATCCGGCATTACCGTGATTACGGCAGATCTGTCCGAACTCATCGGGGCTGCTGAAGCCATCAAGGACAGCGACAATGATCTGGTGTCCGGCCTTGAACGGATTCGTAATTATGGCCGTATTCCCAAACATATCCGCGAAGCCCAGGTGCTCAAGCAGGCGAAATGGACATTGGCCGTCAACCGCTGGATCAATGAGAACGAATGCGATGCATCGGCGATCCAGTGCTGGCGTTCGCTTCAGGACAATTTCGGCTGTGCCACCTGCCTGACCATGTCGATGATGGGCGAGGATTTGGCGCCGTCGGCCTGTGAAGTCGATGTGATGGGGGCGGTCTCGATGTATGCGCTGACGCTGGCCTCCAGCGCGCCGGCCGCCATTTTGGACTGGAACAACAACTACGCCGACCATGTCGACAAGTGTGTCTGCACCCATTGCGGCAACTTCCCCAAAACCTTCCTGGGCACGACACCGGAAATCGGCGAACTCGATGTGCTCGGCGAAGTCATTGGCCGCGAGAAGTGCTTTGGCGCGGTCAAAGGCAAGGTGCAGGCAGGAGACATGACCTATTTCCGGCTCTCATCAGATGACCGCAACGGCATGCTCAAGGCCTATCTGGGCGAAGGCGAGTTTACCGACGATCCCTTCGGCATGGACGGCGGCATTGCCGTCACCAAGGTTGAACGGTTACGCGAGTTGATGCGGTTTGTCAGCCAGAATGGCTTCGAGCACCACGTGGCCATGGTGCGAGGTCACTATGCCGATGTCGTCAACGAAGCGATCACCCGGTATCTCGGCTGGCCCACCTATCACCACAACGGCACGCCCGAGCCTGAACTTTTCTTTCCGAACCGCAAGTGA
- a CDS encoding transketolase, translating into MTRALKTDNSDALIRDKALWMRQQAMKMVYAKQLGHLGGDFSAIDVLATLYFGVLRYDPARPDWSERDRFVMSKGHATGALYTALAAAGYYPQDWLDTYMGHHSKLNGHPNRQYLPGVETNTGPLGHGFPVALGIAISGQITGADYRTYVLTGDGEQQEGSNWEAAMTAGNRKVKNLTLIIDRNRLQQGARTEDTNGLDPLDDKYRAFGWHVVEIDGHDYGQLLDTLSAPVGNREKPLCVIANTVKGKGVSFMEDQAKWHHGVPNAEQFAQAMKELV; encoded by the coding sequence ATGACCCGCGCACTGAAAACCGATAATTCTGACGCTCTCATCCGTGACAAGGCGCTGTGGATGCGGCAGCAGGCCATGAAGATGGTCTACGCCAAGCAGCTTGGTCACCTTGGCGGCGATTTCTCAGCAATTGACGTGCTGGCCACGCTGTACTTCGGCGTGCTTCGGTACGACCCTGCACGGCCGGATTGGTCGGAGCGGGACCGTTTCGTGATGTCGAAGGGGCATGCGACTGGAGCGCTCTACACCGCACTGGCTGCCGCAGGGTATTATCCGCAGGATTGGCTCGACACCTATATGGGCCACCACTCAAAACTCAACGGTCACCCGAACCGTCAATATCTGCCGGGTGTCGAGACCAACACGGGACCGCTTGGTCACGGTTTTCCGGTCGCGTTGGGGATTGCCATTTCCGGCCAGATTACCGGAGCGGACTATCGCACCTACGTGCTCACCGGAGACGGAGAACAGCAAGAAGGGTCGAACTGGGAAGCGGCCATGACCGCAGGCAACCGCAAGGTGAAGAACCTGACGCTGATCATCGACCGCAACCGCCTGCAACAGGGCGCACGGACCGAAGACACCAACGGGCTCGACCCGCTTGACGACAAATATCGCGCCTTTGGTTGGCATGTCGTCGAGATTGATGGCCATGACTACGGCCAGTTGCTCGACACGCTTAGCGCGCCGGTGGGCAACCGAGAGAAGCCGCTTTGCGTGATTGCCAATACGGTGAAGGGCAAGGGTGTCTCATTCATGGAAGATCAGGCGAAATGGCACCATGGTGTGCCCAACGCCGAACAATTCGCGCAAGCAATGAAGGAACTGGTCTAA
- a CDS encoding transketolase C-terminal domain-containing protein yields MAVAAATTAPGFDCRKAWAETLEELASADDRIVVVVNDSVGSSNLGGFQEKFPGRTINVGIAEQNMVGIAAGLANGGRIPFVSAASCFLTARAMEQLKADVAYAGFNVKLVGQSSGIAYGELGATHHSIEDFAWLRALGPITVVAPCDAWETAEAVKWAAAHEGPVYLRLSRMKVPTLDLPDRTFTPGKAELQRSGSDVTIMANGTTVHLALQASDTLSEEGISARVLNMHTISPLDTDAVTAAAKETGAIVTVEEALDRGGLGGAVAECTSATHPVPVQRVGFPGFMPTGSIASLFEEFGLSREGIASAARIAIRRKGA; encoded by the coding sequence ATGGCTGTCGCTGCAGCAACCACCGCCCCGGGGTTCGATTGCCGCAAGGCCTGGGCCGAGACCCTTGAAGAGCTCGCGTCGGCTGATGACCGGATTGTCGTTGTGGTCAATGACTCGGTCGGATCGTCCAATCTCGGCGGATTTCAGGAGAAGTTCCCCGGTCGCACCATCAATGTCGGCATTGCCGAGCAGAACATGGTCGGCATTGCCGCCGGTCTGGCCAATGGCGGGCGGATTCCATTTGTTTCGGCCGCGTCGTGTTTTCTGACTGCGCGGGCCATGGAACAGCTCAAGGCGGATGTCGCCTATGCCGGCTTCAACGTCAAACTTGTCGGCCAGTCATCCGGCATCGCCTATGGCGAACTGGGCGCCACACACCACTCGATCGAGGATTTTGCCTGGTTGCGGGCGCTTGGTCCGATTACCGTGGTTGCGCCCTGCGACGCATGGGAAACCGCTGAAGCAGTCAAATGGGCTGCGGCGCATGAGGGACCGGTTTATCTGCGGCTGTCACGGATGAAGGTCCCCACACTGGATTTGCCAGACCGTACCTTCACACCCGGCAAGGCGGAATTGCAGAGATCTGGTTCCGACGTAACAATCATGGCCAATGGCACGACAGTTCACCTTGCCCTGCAAGCCTCGGACACACTGTCTGAGGAAGGCATCTCCGCCCGCGTTCTCAACATGCACACGATTTCACCGCTCGATACCGACGCGGTCACGGCGGCAGCGAAAGAAACCGGCGCGATCGTGACCGTGGAGGAAGCGCTTGATCGCGGCGGGCTCGGCGGTGCCGTTGCGGAATGCACCTCGGCGACCCATCCTGTGCCCGTCCAGCGCGTAGGCTTCCCGGGCTTCATGCCGACCGGATCCATCGCCAGCCTGTTTGAGGAATTCGGCTTGAGCCGGGAAGGCATTGCCAGCGCCGCCCGCATCGCCATTCGCCGCAAGGGAGCCTGA